In the Hordeum vulgare subsp. vulgare chromosome 7H, MorexV3_pseudomolecules_assembly, whole genome shotgun sequence genome, one interval contains:
- the LOC123409860 gene encoding abscisic acid receptor PYL9-like encodes MEAHMERALREGVTEAERAALEGTVRAHHTFPGRAPGATCTSLVAQRVAAPVRAVWPIVRSFGNPQRYKHFVRTCALAAGDGASVGSVREVTVVSGLPASTSTERLEILDDDRHILSFSVVGGEHRLRNYRSVTSVTEFQPGPYCVVVESYVVDVPDGNTEEDTRMFTDTVVKLNLQKLASVAEESGAAPGSRRRD; translated from the coding sequence ATGGAGGCGCACATGGAGCGGGCGCTGCGGGAGGGGGTGACGGAGGCGGAGCGGGCGGCGCTGGAGGGGACGGTGCGGGCGCACCACACCTTCCCGGGGCGGGCGCCGGGGGCCACCTGCACGTCGCTGGTGGCGCAGCGCGTGGCGGCGCCTGTGCGCGCGGTGTGGCCCATCGTGCGCAGCTTCGGCAACCCGCAGCGGTACAAGCACTTCGTGCGCACCTGCGCGCTCGCGGCCGGCGACGGGGCCAGCGTCGGCAGCGTCCGGGAGGTCACCGTCGTGTCCGGCCTCCCGGCCTCCACCAGCACCGAGCGCCTCGAGATCCTCGACGACGACCGCCACATCCTCAGCTTCAGCGTCGTCGGCGGTGAGCACCGCCTCCGCAACTACCGCTCCGTCACCTCCGTCACCGAGTTCCAGCCGGGCCCCTACTGCGTCGTCGTCGAGTCCTACGTCGTCGACGTGCCCGACGGCAACACCGAGGAGGACACCAGGATGTTCACCGACACCGTCGTCAAGCTCAACCTCCAGAAGCTCGCCTCCGTCGCCGAGGAGTCCGGCGCGGCGCCTGGCTCGCGGCGGCGGGACTAG